The genomic interval GTGCTGATGCCCGGCCTGACCGCCAATGCCCATGCCTTTGATGGCCTGATCGCGGCGGGGCTGAGTCCGGCGCTGCGGGTGCTGGCCGTGGATCTGCGCGGGCGCGGGCTGAGCGATAAGCCGGACCGCGGCTACGGCATGGCCGAGCATGCCGCCGACGTGGTCGGCCTGCTGGATGCGCTGGGCTTGGCGCAGGTGGTGCTGGGCGGGCATTCGTTCGGCGGCCTGCTGGCCCTGTACATGGCGGCGCATTACCCCGGGAGGGTCGGCAGGCTGGTAGTGCTCGATGCGGCCTGCTCCTTCCATCCGCAGGTGCGCGAGCTGATCCAGCCGTCCCTGGACCGTCTGGGTACGGTGCATCCCTCGTGGGATGAGTATCTGGCGACGATCAAGCGGATGCCGTTCTACGCGGGCTGGTGGGACCCGGCCATCGAAAGCGCCTACCGCGCCGACGTGGAAACCCGCGACGACGGCACGCTCAGGCCGCGCTCGCGCCCCGAGGCGATCGGCGAGGCGCTCGACGGGCTGCTCGCCGAGGACTGGCCGGGCCATCTGGCCGCCGTCCGCCAGCCCATGCTGCTGGTCAATGCCCCGGGCGCCTACGGGCCGCCGGGCACGCCGCCGGTGCTGCCGCGCGAGCAGGCGCTGGAGACGGTCGCGGCGGTGGCCGACGGACGTTACGTCGAGGTGCCCGGCAACCACATGACCATGCTCTTCGGGGAAGGCGCCGCGCGGACGGTGGAGGCGATTCTGGATTTCGTGCGCCCATAGCCGGGCAGGTGGTGGAAAAGCGCTGCGCGCGTTTTCCACCCTACCGTCCGGTACCAGGCCAAGCGGCGGTGCCAGCGTTGCGTAGGGCGGGTTAGCCGCCATGCGGCGTAACCCGCCAAGGATGCCGGCAGGCATCCCCATTGCCGGCCTCGCGGCCGGTCGGTGGGTTACAGCCTGCGGCCTAACCCACCCTACGTGGGACTGGGGTTTTACGACGGGGATTACAGGGCGAAGGGCAGGGCGACCTGGACGTGGCGGCGCGCCTGCAGGCGGCAGCGGAACACTTCGGGGTCGTGGATCAGCACCTGCTGGCCGGCGAAGGCCTGGGCGGCGATCAGCCGGGACAGCCAGAAGCGCAGGCAGGCGATGCGCAGCATGGCCGGCCAGAGTTCGGCCTCGGCGGCGCGGAACGGGCGTTTGGCCGAGTAGGCGGCGAGCATGGCCTGGGTGAGCTGCGGATCGAGGGGGCCGTCTTCCCGGGAGCACCAGTCGTTCACGGCGATCGCCAGGTCGTAGAGCATCGGGCCGGAGAAGGCGTTGTAGAAGTCGATCACCCCGGTCAGATGCGCACCGTCGAACAGCACATTGTCGCGGAACAGGTCGGCGTGCAGGTTGGCCGCAGGCAGAGCGAGCAGGCGGGCCTTCAGCCGGGCGACCTCGGCCAGCGCCTCGCGCAGCAGCGGCAGCTGCTCGTCCGGCAGCGACAGGGCGAGTTCCGGGCCCTTTTCCTGCATCCATTCCAAGCCGCGGTCGCTGGGCCGCGGCAGCGGGTTCTTGCAGGTCGCGAGGTGCAGGCGGGCGAGCAGGCTGCCGACTTCGCGACAGTGGTGCGCGTTGGGCTCCTGCACGTGCCTGCCGGGCAGGCGCGGCTGCAGCAGCGCCGGCTTCTCGGCCAGCTTGCGCAGGGCCTGGCCGTCGGTGGTGCGCAGGGCGTAGGGCACCGGCAGGTCGGCCGTGTGCAGCACGTCGAGCAGTTCGATGAAGAACGGCAGATCGTCCATCTGGCCGCGTTCGACCAGGGTCAGGACGTACTCGCCCTGTTCCATGCTGACGAAGAAGTTGCTGTTCTCGCTGCCTTCGGCAATGCCTTGGAAATCCAGCAGCCGGCCGAGCCCGTAGGGCGCGACGAAGGTTTCCAGCTCGTGGCGTTCGAGAGGGGTAAAAACCGACATGTTCAGGAGGGCTCACTTACCATTCGAAGATTTTCCAGGCGGGGATCCGCATGGTCGGCTCGTCGGAGCGCACGAAGTTGGCATCGTTGCCGTCGGCGCGCACCAGGAAATAGGGTTTGCCAAACTTGGGGGTGACCTTGATGGCATAGAGGAAGCCATTGACGCGGTATTCCTCGATGGTCTTGTCGTCCTCCTCGCGGATGGTCACGTCGGGCTCGCCGGACGGTGCATCCTGCTGAGCGAAGACGCCAACCGCACCGAAGGCCAGCAGACCGGCCAGCAGCAGGCGAGGGAAGGTGTGCATGGTAACCTTGTCCTTTCGTCGTCAAGTCTTGTCATTCTAGCGCCGCACCCGCGGAAAAGGTTGATTCTTCGTCATGGCCCAGACCCCTCTCGTCCTGGTGGACGGCTCCTCCTACCTGTACCGCGCCTTCCACGCCCTGCCGCCGCTGACCACCTCCGCTGGCCTGCCCACCGGGGCGGTGAAGGGCGTGCTGAACATGCTGCTCAGCCTGCGCAGGCAGTATCCGGACAGCCCCTTCGCGGTGGTGTTCGACGCCAAGGGGCCGACCTTCCGCGACGAACTGTTCGAGCACTACAAGTCGCACCGCCCGCCGATGCCCGACGACCTGCGGGTGCAGATCGAGGCGCTGCACGCCTGCGTGCGGGCGCTCGGCCTGCC from Azotobacter salinestris carries:
- a CDS encoding DUF2782 domain-containing protein; the encoded protein is MHTFPRLLLAGLLAFGAVGVFAQQDAPSGEPDVTIREEDDKTIEEYRVNGFLYAIKVTPKFGKPYFLVRADGNDANFVRSDEPTMRIPAWKIFEW
- a CDS encoding homoserine kinase, yielding MSVFTPLERHELETFVAPYGLGRLLDFQGIAEGSENSNFFVSMEQGEYVLTLVERGQMDDLPFFIELLDVLHTADLPVPYALRTTDGQALRKLAEKPALLQPRLPGRHVQEPNAHHCREVGSLLARLHLATCKNPLPRPSDRGLEWMQEKGPELALSLPDEQLPLLREALAEVARLKARLLALPAANLHADLFRDNVLFDGAHLTGVIDFYNAFSGPMLYDLAIAVNDWCSREDGPLDPQLTQAMLAAYSAKRPFRAAEAELWPAMLRIACLRFWLSRLIAAQAFAGQQVLIHDPEVFRCRLQARRHVQVALPFAL
- a CDS encoding alpha/beta fold hydrolase encodes the protein MERFVQTNGLRLHCLDHPGGEPPLVLMPGLTANAHAFDGLIAAGLSPALRVLAVDLRGRGLSDKPDRGYGMAEHAADVVGLLDALGLAQVVLGGHSFGGLLALYMAAHYPGRVGRLVVLDAACSFHPQVRELIQPSLDRLGTVHPSWDEYLATIKRMPFYAGWWDPAIESAYRADVETRDDGTLRPRSRPEAIGEALDGLLAEDWPGHLAAVRQPMLLVNAPGAYGPPGTPPVLPREQALETVAAVADGRYVEVPGNHMTMLFGEGAARTVEAILDFVRP